From Amyelois transitella isolate CPQ chromosome 4, ilAmyTran1.1, whole genome shotgun sequence, one genomic window encodes:
- the LOC132903946 gene encoding uncharacterized protein LOC132903946, which translates to MAYKKTTIPQEGTDSQGVGESLPTPSGVGCPTVSGGGTYRQRDASPSQLSTRSTSRGSLILAPTSDEDYDSLPEATMMEDLKDGRGSVPRKRKALEGPTLRSRGPKINTATRGRHAGRRTQTSPPKRRAENIDTLPEKGAKFSEPKRGRAPAKATSAGLSQAKARLSQMASEFAEFEDEADRAAGYLKDPQENTSEASIVDGQLEVVRKAARTVLEEAKKSGNLKGTTWAKMKAACAEILAAADKISDRGEEAEAIRKMAADNKRMREELALLRQETKALRTAFSERKAPNAETLDSTADIMAQVDRSMRSFGESLTRDLFLSLGGMMNDRIKELEKRAIVAPQEVLRPPLAADRRNKEAGKAHDAKKVKAPIQPGNVGAVAGSTLMPPARPGPAPKAPKATTAKAQQAPSQDASGAPPQEEPSPSSSWTEVVKKGKNKGKGKKSSPPEVDSAAPRPTAPVPVKRQYALPKSTAVVVTLKSGATVDYKTVMGRVTTIKLATVGVDHVAVRSTATGARIIEIPGNDSSVVADNLADKIRDLVGDVAEVTRPYKTAQIKISGFDESITPETLRNEVSLAGKCPPEHVKVGQIRMTRDFTGAVIVTCPVAVANALVADGRILIGWSSAKITGLEPLPMRCFRCMGLGHTRALCPSPVDRSELCHRCGKTGHLTQQCVEKEPWCAVCHHAKLPAKHTMGGKACNPPRTRGRLEPTGLKRVGNTMEH; encoded by the coding sequence ATGGCGTATAAGAAAACTACAATACCCCAGGAGGGTACCGACTCCCAAGGAGTCGGAGAATCCCTCCCCACGCCTTCGGGCGTGGGCTGCCCCACCGTATCTGGGGGGGGCACTTACCGCCAGAGGGACGCAAGTCCCTCCCAATTGTCGACACGGTCGACGAGCCGAGGGTCGCTAATCCTCGCGCCGACATCCGACGAGGACTACGACAGCCTTCCGGAAGCCACAATGATGGAAGACCTCAAGGACGGCAGGGGCAGTGTTCCCCGCAAACGGAAGGCGCTGGAGGGGCCTACACTAAGATCGCGAGGCCCCAAAATCAACACAGCCACGAGGGGCCGTCACGCTGGTCGGCGCACACAAACTTCGCCACCAAAGAGGAGGGCCGAAAACATTGACACGCTCCCTGAAAAGGGTGCAAAATTTAGCGAGCCCAAAAGAGGGCGTGCGCCGGCAAAGGCGACCAGTGCGGGGCTGAGCCAGGCTAAGGCCAGGCTATCACAAATGGCGTCGGAATTCGCCGAATTCGAAGATGAGGCGGACAGAGCGGCGGGTTATTTAAAAGATCCCCAAGAGAACACCAGTGAAGCCTCAATAGTGGACGGTCAACTGGAGGTGGTGCGCAAGGCGGCTCGAACCGTACTTGAGGAGGCCAAGAAGTCGGGCAACCTCAAGGGGACAACTTGGGCGAAAATGAAGGCCGCCTGTGCCGAGATCCTCGCAGCGGCGGATAAAATCTCGGACCGAGGCGAAGAGGCAGAGGCCATCCGCAAAATGGCGGCCGACAACAAGAGAATGCGGGAGGAGTTGGCGCTGCTCAGGCAGGAGACCAAAGCCCTCCGTACCGCATTCTCGGAGAGGAAGGCCCCCAATGCGGAGACCCTAGACTCGACGGCCGATATTATGGCCCAAGTTGACCGCTCCATGCGGTCGTTCGGAGAGTCCCTCACCAGGGACCTTTTCCTCTCTCTGGGGGGAATGATGAATGACCGCATAAAGGAGCTAGAAAAGAGGGCTATTGTTGCCCCTCAGGAGGTGCTGCGTCCACCACTTGCGGCTGACCGTCGCAATAAGGAGGCTGGAAAGGCCCATGATGCCAAAAAAGTTAAGGCACCCATACAACCCGGAAATGTGGGGGCAGTTGCAGGTTCCACCCTGATGCCCCCGGCAAGACCTGGCCCGGCGCCCAAAGCGCCTAAAGCCACAACGGCAAAGGCCCAGCAAGCTCCCTCACAGGATGCTTCTGGCGCCCCACCCCAGGAGGAACCCTCCCCCTCCTCCTCTTGGACGGAGGTAGTGaaaaaagggaaaaataaGGGGAAGGGGAAAAAATCCTCCCCCCCTGAGGTGGATAGTGCGGCTCCTCGCCCTACGGCCCCCGTACCGGTCAAGCGGCAGTATGCCCTTCCCAAATCGACGGCTGTGGTGGTGACTCTCAAGTCGGGTGCCACAGTCGACTACAAAACGGTGATGGGAAGGGTCACCACTATAAAACTGGCGACCGTGGGTGTGGATCACGTGGCGGTGAGGAGTACGGCGACGGGCGCCAGAATCATCGAGATTCCCGGAAACGACAGCAGCGTTGTCGCTGACAACCTTGCTGACAAAATCCGGGACCTGGTGGGGGATGTGGCCGAGGTCACGAGGCCGTACAAAACGGCCCAAATTAAAATCTCCGGGTTTGATGAATCAATCACCCCGGAGACCTTGCGGAATGAGGTGTCCCTGGCTGGCAAATGTCCACCGGAACATGTAAAGGTGGGGCAGATCCGAATGACACGGGACTTTACCGGGGCTGTCATCGTGACCTGCCCAGTAGCCGTGGCCAACGCCCTCGTGGCAGACGGCCGTATATTGATCGGTTGGTCGTCTGCCAAAATCACTGGCCTGGAACCCCTGCCCATGCGCTGTTTCAGGTGCATGGGTTTGGGCCATACGAGGGCGCTGTGCCCATCACCGGTGGACAGGTCGGAACTTTGCCACAGATGCGGGAAAACGGGGCACCTCACACAGCAATGTGTTGAGAAGGAGCCCTGGTGCGCGGTGTGCCATCATGCCAAACTCCCGGCGAAGCACACAATGGGAGGGAAGGCGTGTAACCCCCCGCGCACCAGGGGACGACTGGAGCCCACCGGGCTAAAAAGAGTAGGCAACACAATGGAGCACTAA